A genomic region of Planococcus kocurii contains the following coding sequences:
- a CDS encoding HAD-IIB family hydrolase yields the protein MNRATHLLATDLDGTLVGDRNSLKKLLDFYNAQTYTVSLIYITGRHYQSALSLMTEQNLPVPHVLITDVGTGIYIGDSLKPDLEWSAFLEKSWMPQQIDAIARVIPGLVSQNLPITTRCSYFASDLAIVEAFRSQLNKAGIPHKLIYSGGRDVDILPSGSGKGQALQYILDKYKLNTAKLLVAGDSGNDVEMLTLGFPSVIVGNAQPELLKQTEHPSIYRAKQEFAGGIHEAWRYFYTD from the coding sequence ATGAACAGAGCAACGCATTTGTTGGCAACAGATTTAGACGGAACGCTCGTCGGTGATCGCAATAGTTTAAAAAAATTGTTGGATTTTTATAATGCCCAAACTTATACAGTTTCGTTAATCTATATTACCGGGCGTCATTACCAATCTGCCCTATCTCTCATGACAGAACAAAATTTACCGGTTCCCCACGTGCTTATTACAGACGTGGGAACCGGCATTTACATAGGCGATTCATTAAAGCCAGACCTTGAATGGTCTGCATTCTTGGAAAAGTCTTGGATGCCCCAACAAATAGATGCGATTGCAAGAGTGATTCCAGGTTTGGTTTCGCAAAATTTGCCAATTACTACACGCTGTTCTTACTTCGCTTCAGACTTAGCCATTGTAGAAGCTTTTCGTTCACAACTAAATAAAGCCGGCATTCCTCACAAGCTCATTTACAGTGGCGGTCGTGATGTCGATATCCTGCCATCCGGTAGCGGCAAAGGACAGGCTCTTCAATACATTTTGGATAAGTACAAGCTAAATACAGCTAAATTGTTAGTGGCCGGTGATTCTGGAAATGACGTAGAAATGTTGACACTGGGTTTTCCTTCAGTCATCGTTGGCAATGCACAGCCTGAACTACTCAAACAAACTGAGCACCCGTCTATTTACCGGGCCAAACAAGAATTTGCAGGCGGCATTCATGAAGCTTGGCGCTATTTTTATACAGATTGA
- a CDS encoding M15 family metallopeptidase, which yields MKFINRVNQKNKKFSIKWVVIGVSAIMAALAAVWLYMHDLDVEQSMKALTDAVSTEESAVETPKDEVAKPTEPEKPEEAPDATIYPEDIELPKAPTIINGVLLANKQHPLPETYAPGEVPEARSAFETMKAAAAEAGLNLHGFSTYRDFARQKQLYDSYVAKDGQQAADRYSARPGYSEHQTGLTFDIGEAGKEQHWASASFGDTEGGKWLASNAHQYGFILRYPEGSEHITGYMHESWHFRYVGKDIATEIYQQDITLEEYLGI from the coding sequence ATGAAATTTATCAATCGCGTAAATCAAAAAAATAAAAAGTTCTCTATCAAATGGGTGGTGATTGGTGTGTCAGCAATTATGGCTGCATTAGCGGCAGTATGGTTATATATGCACGACTTAGATGTCGAGCAAAGCATGAAAGCATTGACAGACGCTGTATCGACGGAAGAGTCTGCTGTAGAAACACCGAAAGATGAAGTTGCAAAACCAACTGAACCTGAAAAACCTGAAGAAGCGCCAGATGCTACGATTTATCCAGAAGACATTGAATTACCGAAAGCGCCAACCATTATTAACGGTGTGCTATTGGCAAACAAGCAGCATCCGTTACCCGAAACTTATGCACCTGGAGAAGTACCAGAAGCACGATCGGCTTTTGAGACAATGAAAGCAGCAGCGGCTGAAGCGGGTCTCAATCTGCACGGATTTAGTACATATCGTGATTTTGCGCGACAAAAGCAATTGTACGATAGCTATGTAGCGAAGGATGGTCAACAAGCAGCAGATCGATACAGTGCACGTCCCGGCTATTCGGAGCATCAAACAGGTCTGACGTTTGATATTGGAGAAGCTGGAAAAGAACAGCACTGGGCTTCGGCATCGTTTGGTGATACGGAAGGCGGCAAGTGGCTAGCGAGTAACGCACATCAGTATGGATTTATTCTGCGCTATCCAGAAGGCAGCGAACACATCACGGGCTATATGCATGAATCTTGGCATTTCCGATATGTGGGTAAAGACATTGCGACTGAAATCTATCAACAAGACATTACATTAGAAGAATATTTAGGGATTTAA
- a CDS encoding AraC family transcriptional regulator, whose protein sequence is MNIITAPSIQETISKIFMNETESLNQIDGLDKFFEIETQLMYEIHHLEKERAKETLRELIDMLSLRSEKDIIRSIRNYYIILSSVMARKLYEMRVPPKKAFAFNSACVELVDKHMNDSEFMFVADELIEFFVSIISERKQPSFGHQTVNKVVIYINDEVERDLSVEDIAKHFSISTSHLSRIFREHAGITLVEYLNVRRVEESQYYLRHSDKGISEISKQFHFCNQSYFTRIFKKYTEVTPKQFRDSQHIPYFRYTLPNAK, encoded by the coding sequence ATGAATATTATCACAGCACCATCCATTCAAGAAACTATTTCAAAGATCTTTATGAATGAAACAGAAAGTTTAAACCAAATTGATGGATTGGATAAATTTTTTGAGATTGAAACACAGCTAATGTATGAAATTCACCACCTTGAAAAAGAGCGTGCTAAAGAAACATTAAGAGAATTAATTGACATGCTTTCACTTCGTTCCGAAAAAGATATTATCCGATCGATCCGTAATTATTACATCATCCTGTCTTCTGTTATGGCACGAAAATTGTATGAAATGCGTGTGCCGCCTAAAAAAGCATTTGCATTTAACTCTGCCTGTGTGGAATTGGTCGACAAACATATGAATGATTCAGAGTTCATGTTCGTAGCTGATGAGTTAATTGAGTTTTTTGTATCCATTATCTCTGAGCGCAAACAGCCTTCTTTTGGGCATCAAACAGTCAACAAAGTTGTTATTTACATTAATGATGAAGTAGAACGCGATTTATCGGTTGAAGACATTGCCAAACACTTTAGTATTTCAACAAGCCATTTGTCACGTATATTTAGAGAACATGCGGGTATTACACTAGTTGAATATTTGAACGTTCGTCGTGTAGAAGAGTCTCAATACTATCTTCGTCACTCCGATAAAGGCATTTCAGAAATTTCTAAGCAGTTTCATTTTTGCAATCAAAGTTACTTCACGCGAATTTTTAAGAAGTACACGGAAGTTACACCAAAGCAATTTCGTGATAGCCAGCACATTCCATATTTCCGCTATACGTTGCCAAATGCCAAGTAA
- a CDS encoding GNAT family N-acetyltransferase, which translates to MDFKIYQFDDLSARTLYDVLKLRVDVFVVEQNCPYPEIDGLDQQAIHLLYSENDAILAYARLVPAGLKYEFPSIGRVIVHKEARGRGLAKQLIEKSIDYISEQWQAQAIQLQGQVYLQEFYQSFGFQPTSESYDEDGIPHVDMKWTRN; encoded by the coding sequence ATGGATTTTAAAATCTATCAGTTTGATGATTTATCAGCACGCACATTATATGATGTGCTAAAGTTGCGAGTTGATGTATTTGTAGTTGAACAAAACTGTCCTTATCCAGAAATAGATGGTTTAGACCAGCAAGCTATTCATTTACTTTACAGTGAAAATGACGCGATATTGGCCTATGCGCGATTAGTTCCGGCTGGTCTCAAGTATGAGTTTCCGTCAATTGGTCGAGTTATCGTTCACAAAGAGGCAAGAGGACGCGGGTTAGCCAAACAATTGATCGAGAAGAGCATCGACTATATTTCGGAACAATGGCAGGCGCAGGCAATTCAATTGCAAGGACAAGTATACTTGCAAGAGTTCTATCAATCTTTTGGATTCCAGCCTACTTCAGAAAGCTATGACGAAGATGGAATTCCGCACGTTGACATGAAGTGGACGCGTAATTAA
- a CDS encoding GNAT family N-acetyltransferase gives MIRTGTSADISSVQEIAKVSWNDTYAGIIPSTVQESFLDKSYSTPMMEMRLKRTILLLAEHEGQPVGFANFTKVDEDGDAELIAIYMKPEFQRSGYGKQLFDSGLSHLTNGHQLFVYVESENTKGRNFYETNGFKFLEEFEELFEGHPLQTAKYVYYLKTAAL, from the coding sequence ATGATTCGTACCGGTACATCTGCAGATATCTCATCTGTTCAAGAGATCGCCAAAGTGAGTTGGAATGATACGTATGCAGGAATCATTCCCTCTACTGTTCAAGAAAGTTTTCTCGATAAATCCTATTCTACTCCGATGATGGAGATGCGTTTAAAAAGAACCATTTTATTACTGGCAGAACACGAAGGGCAGCCTGTCGGTTTTGCCAACTTCACGAAAGTCGATGAGGATGGCGATGCTGAGCTAATCGCTATTTACATGAAACCAGAATTTCAACGTTCCGGTTACGGTAAGCAATTATTTGACAGTGGCTTAAGTCATCTTACCAATGGCCATCAGTTATTTGTCTACGTTGAAAGTGAAAATACAAAGGGTCGCAACTTCTATGAAACGAACGGCTTTAAGTTTTTGGAGGAATTCGAAGAATTATTCGAAGGACATCCTTTGCAAACTGCCAAATACGTTTACTACTTAAAAACAGCCGCCTTGTAG
- a CDS encoding DUF4064 domain-containing protein, whose translation MIQNTVNRAGEKVLGIIGIVFNILAMALIGFAMVSYSTMPEMRQFMEEEMLADPTITNPEDVQLMLDMMSSGFNVVGWVTIALLALSTILAIVALINLRKKGKASIAGVFFIIAGLFAGLLSLTSILFYIAAIMCFVRKPRIESNQNLRGDDFKYQEDQLHRKEDSLRNDDTKIRNDDDTPYRPL comes from the coding sequence ATGATTCAGAACACCGTGAATCGAGCGGGTGAGAAAGTATTAGGTATTATTGGAATTGTTTTTAACATTTTAGCAATGGCTTTAATCGGTTTTGCGATGGTCAGTTATTCGACTATGCCAGAGATGCGACAATTCATGGAGGAGGAAATGTTAGCAGATCCGACAATAACAAATCCAGAGGATGTACAGTTAATGCTAGATATGATGTCTTCAGGTTTTAATGTTGTGGGATGGGTAACGATTGCATTATTGGCGCTAAGTACAATTTTGGCGATTGTGGCGCTAATCAATCTTCGTAAAAAAGGGAAAGCATCGATTGCTGGCGTATTCTTTATTATTGCAGGATTGTTTGCAGGATTGTTGTCATTAACGTCTATTCTGTTTTACATCGCTGCCATTATGTGTTTTGTCCGAAAACCTCGGATAGAGTCAAATCAGAATTTACGTGGTGATGATTTTAAATACCAAGAAGATCAGTTGCACCGCAAAGAAGATTCATTACGTAACGACGATACAAAAATACGTAATGATGATGACACCCCTTACCGTCCGCTATAG
- a CDS encoding MFS transporter, which yields MRIFIYVIIFFSFFDLFAQLPIMSTYAVSLGASPFIAGLAVGMYSLSNTFGNIISGIFSDRKGPFAILVVGLLSTSTTLLTYSLIDGPYSLLAVRFLHGLAAGLVVPAAFTYLANRTETAKRGKGAAISGAFIGLAAIVGPAYGAVYTSRNNVPETMLLTGTMIFLVGVAAFLALRRTAVTKHKTIKNSASLIDILKNIGLIRSFSGAFFLMFSQGVLAYMLPLKVDSLGFDSQLSGLLLSTFGISAILVFLLPTNRIFDIVKPIYTLIAGFTIMGVSLFFVSLVSTELLLYVGMCFYGLGFALLFPSINSILIDSTSTSSRGRSYGYFYAFFSAGVVVGSGITGALALNPNQGFIVSGSLLVASALLNVLTLKK from the coding sequence TTGCGTATTTTCATTTATGTGATTATCTTTTTTTCTTTCTTCGACTTGTTCGCCCAGCTACCTATCATGAGTACGTATGCGGTGTCTTTAGGCGCTAGTCCTTTTATCGCCGGATTAGCAGTTGGTATGTATTCATTATCGAATACGTTCGGAAATATTATTTCGGGCATTTTTTCCGATCGAAAAGGCCCATTTGCAATTTTAGTCGTTGGACTCTTGTCGACAAGTACCACATTACTCACCTACTCCTTAATTGATGGGCCCTATAGTTTACTCGCAGTGCGATTTCTGCACGGCTTAGCAGCTGGACTTGTAGTTCCCGCGGCCTTCACGTACTTAGCCAATCGAACAGAAACAGCTAAGCGTGGAAAAGGAGCAGCCATATCAGGCGCCTTTATCGGTTTAGCTGCGATTGTCGGGCCAGCTTACGGCGCTGTCTATACAAGTCGAAACAATGTTCCTGAAACGATGCTTCTAACCGGAACGATGATTTTCCTTGTTGGCGTAGCGGCCTTTTTAGCCTTGCGTCGAACCGCCGTAACAAAACACAAAACTATCAAAAACTCTGCGTCTTTGATAGATATTCTAAAAAATATCGGATTGATTCGTTCTTTTTCAGGTGCCTTTTTCCTGATGTTCTCACAAGGTGTGCTGGCTTATATGTTGCCACTTAAAGTTGATAGCCTTGGATTCGATTCTCAACTTAGCGGCTTGTTGTTGAGCACCTTCGGAATTTCTGCAATCTTAGTATTTCTGCTCCCAACCAACCGAATTTTTGACATCGTTAAACCCATTTATACTTTAATCGCTGGATTTACCATCATGGGAGTTTCATTATTCTTTGTAAGTTTGGTGTCAACCGAACTGTTGCTTTATGTGGGTATGTGTTTTTATGGACTTGGATTTGCTTTGCTGTTTCCGTCCATCAATTCCATTTTAATCGATTCGACCAGCACTTCGTCTCGCGGAAGATCCTATGGTTACTTTTACGCCTTTTTCTCCGCTGGTGTCGTTGTCGGTTCTGGTATTACAGGGGCTTTAGCCCTCAATCCCAATCAAGGATTTATTGTCAGTGGCTCTTTATTAGTTGCTTCTGCTTTACTTAATGTGCTGACTTTAAAGAAATAA
- a CDS encoding GNAT family N-acetyltransferase, giving the protein MDFKLVELGSDEFAYRLEVEGIMKAEIAWTKLADVMVIEHTFVDESMRNKGLAKKLLDQAVNFARKNNFKVEPVCSYAVTAFDRYKEYEDVKI; this is encoded by the coding sequence ATGGATTTTAAATTGGTTGAATTAGGCAGTGATGAATTTGCTTACCGTCTGGAAGTAGAAGGCATTATGAAAGCAGAGATTGCGTGGACGAAGTTAGCTGACGTGATGGTGATTGAACATACTTTTGTCGATGAATCAATGCGCAACAAAGGTCTGGCTAAAAAATTATTAGACCAGGCGGTGAACTTTGCTCGTAAAAATAATTTTAAAGTAGAGCCCGTGTGTTCTTATGCAGTAACTGCTTTTGATCGTTACAAAGAATACGAGGATGTGAAAATATAG
- a CDS encoding squalene/phytoene synthase family protein — MSKVSNLQKESLAMLKETSRTFFIPISFLEPTLKKTVGSAYLCMRAIDEIEDHPELEDQIKIQLLSTIQQMLETDFNESKYLELVAPYENFLPPVTMRLADWISVCPEEIRGKVMESTAIMAGGMSKWVEKDWVIKTKEDLDEYTYYVAGLVGTMLSDIWYWHDGTITDPDHAIAFGRGLQAVNMLRNYDEDFERGVTFVPEGWTREDMFNYAKNNLAKADQYVKPIKNKRILMFCKVPLALAHSTLKALKSGKEKMSRMEVEGIVEQLKQEEHLS; from the coding sequence ATGAGCAAAGTTTCGAATTTACAAAAAGAGTCCTTGGCTATGCTAAAAGAAACAAGCCGGACCTTTTTCATCCCAATCAGCTTTTTAGAACCTACGTTGAAGAAAACTGTTGGCTCAGCCTACCTTTGTATGCGCGCGATTGATGAAATTGAGGATCATCCCGAACTAGAAGATCAGATTAAAATTCAGTTACTGAGCACCATTCAACAAATGCTGGAAACAGATTTTAATGAGTCCAAATACTTGGAGCTTGTTGCTCCCTATGAAAATTTTCTTCCTCCCGTTACTATGCGTTTAGCTGACTGGATTAGTGTTTGTCCTGAGGAGATACGAGGGAAAGTAATGGAATCTACAGCCATTATGGCTGGTGGCATGTCCAAATGGGTAGAAAAAGATTGGGTCATTAAAACAAAAGAAGATTTAGATGAGTATACGTACTATGTGGCTGGACTCGTTGGCACAATGCTTTCAGACATCTGGTACTGGCATGACGGAACAATAACAGACCCAGATCACGCTATCGCTTTTGGCCGAGGATTACAGGCCGTCAACATGTTGCGAAATTACGATGAAGATTTCGAACGAGGTGTGACGTTTGTGCCGGAAGGTTGGACACGTGAAGACATGTTCAATTACGCCAAAAATAACTTGGCTAAAGCTGACCAGTATGTCAAACCCATAAAAAACAAGCGAATTCTCATGTTCTGCAAAGTTCCGTTAGCTTTAGCACATAGTACGCTAAAAGCGTTGAAGTCCGGAAAAGAAAAGATGAGCCGGATGGAAGTCGAAGGCATTGTAGAACAGTTAAAACAAGAAGAACATTTAAGCTAG
- the cls gene encoding cardiolipin synthase yields MTVTIISVLTAAIFVLNIMLAAALVFLERRDASSTWAWLLVLFFIPIFGFFIYLFLGRRLRKKTLFKWEGNKRIGIESLIAHQMNELHDHEFEFKDPNTKKYSDLIYLHLRNNGALLTQDNSVQIFNDGREKFDSLLKDIATAKNHIHIQYYIFRLDELGTRIVDALTAKAKEGVKVRLLYDDMGSRSLRKRHFKELLAAGGEVETFFPSILPIINPRLNYRNHRKIVVIDGQVGYLGGFNVGDEYIGLSRKFGYWRDTHLRIEGSALHPLQTRFIRDWNQASVHHDIAYDEFFFPVKPAQGNTSMQIVSSGPDEDWEQIKDGYVKLINLAKDYVYVQTPYFIPDATFYDAIRIAALSGIDVRIMIPNKPDHPFVYWATYSYVGQMLRAGARVFTYDNGFLHTKMIVTDNKASTVGTANIDVRSFKLNFEVNAFIYDEKISTDLAELFHRDMKLSTELTYEMYLDRTRMIKTKESIARLLAPIL; encoded by the coding sequence ATGACAGTAACCATTATTAGTGTTCTCACGGCAGCCATTTTTGTATTAAACATTATGCTTGCAGCAGCGCTCGTATTTCTTGAACGACGAGATGCCTCTTCTACATGGGCTTGGCTACTGGTCTTATTTTTTATTCCGATTTTTGGTTTCTTCATTTATTTGTTTTTGGGCAGACGCTTGAGAAAAAAGACACTTTTCAAGTGGGAAGGCAACAAACGAATCGGTATCGAAAGCCTAATTGCTCATCAAATGAACGAATTGCACGATCACGAGTTTGAATTTAAAGATCCCAACACAAAAAAGTATTCCGATTTAATTTACTTACATTTAAGAAATAATGGTGCTTTGCTGACTCAAGACAACAGTGTTCAAATTTTTAATGATGGTCGTGAAAAATTTGATTCACTACTCAAGGACATCGCAACTGCCAAAAACCATATTCATATCCAATACTACATTTTCAGATTAGATGAACTAGGCACTCGGATTGTCGATGCTTTAACTGCTAAAGCAAAAGAAGGCGTGAAAGTGCGTTTACTTTATGACGATATGGGTTCACGTAGTTTAAGAAAACGGCATTTCAAAGAATTATTAGCAGCTGGAGGAGAAGTCGAAACTTTCTTCCCTTCAATTTTACCTATCATCAATCCGCGGTTAAATTATCGCAATCACCGAAAAATTGTCGTAATCGATGGCCAAGTTGGATATCTCGGTGGCTTTAACGTGGGCGATGAGTACATTGGATTAAGCCGAAAATTTGGGTACTGGCGTGACACTCATTTGCGTATTGAAGGCAGTGCCCTGCATCCTTTGCAAACACGCTTTATCCGTGATTGGAATCAGGCATCTGTACATCATGACATTGCATACGATGAATTTTTCTTTCCTGTTAAACCAGCGCAAGGAAATACGTCTATGCAAATCGTTTCTAGTGGTCCTGACGAAGATTGGGAACAGATAAAAGACGGGTACGTAAAGTTAATCAACTTGGCTAAAGATTATGTTTACGTACAAACACCTTATTTTATACCAGATGCTACTTTCTACGATGCGATTCGCATCGCAGCTTTATCAGGTATCGATGTCCGCATTATGATTCCAAATAAACCAGATCATCCATTTGTTTACTGGGCAACTTACTCTTATGTTGGACAAATGCTAAGAGCTGGCGCACGTGTTTTCACTTACGACAATGGCTTTTTGCATACAAAAATGATTGTCACAGACAATAAGGCGTCTACTGTTGGCACCGCCAATATTGATGTCCGAAGCTTTAAATTGAATTTTGAAGTGAATGCTTTTATTTACGACGAAAAGATATCGACTGACCTTGCGGAACTCTTCCATCGTGATATGAAGCTCTCGACTGAATTGACTTATGAAATGTATTTGGATCGTACACGAATGATTAAAACCAAAGAATCGATTGCCCGCCTGTTAGCACCTATTTTATGA
- the yidC gene encoding membrane protein insertase YidC, protein MKKKITLLMMMAFAVVLLSGCSAVENKEGMFYTVFVKPFDVSLNYLGDLFGGSYGLAIVVITVIIRLVLMPFMLRTYKRQQGMKVKMDAMRPEMEDIQKRLKETKDKEEQMKLQQEMMGLYKKHEVNPLNMGCLPVVIQMPIIMGLYFAILHSPDVQAHEFLWFSLGSPDVIMTLIAGAVYFFQAKVSLWTMPEQQQKQMKLFVYISPIMIMFISFTSMAALPVYWTVGGILLIIQTFIGRKFYSNHPEKALEAVEEKK, encoded by the coding sequence TTGAAAAAGAAAATTACATTATTAATGATGATGGCGTTCGCTGTTGTTTTATTGAGTGGATGTTCGGCGGTAGAAAACAAAGAAGGTATGTTTTATACGGTTTTTGTTAAACCGTTTGACGTGTCGTTGAATTATTTGGGTGACTTGTTTGGTGGAAGTTACGGGTTGGCAATTGTTGTGATTACGGTTATTATTCGTTTAGTATTAATGCCGTTTATGCTGCGGACATACAAACGCCAGCAGGGAATGAAAGTGAAAATGGATGCTATGCGTCCTGAAATGGAAGACATTCAAAAGCGCTTGAAAGAAACGAAAGACAAGGAAGAACAGATGAAATTGCAACAGGAAATGATGGGGCTTTACAAAAAACACGAAGTAAACCCGTTAAACATGGGATGCTTGCCTGTCGTTATCCAAATGCCAATCATCATGGGTCTGTACTTTGCTATCCTGCATTCGCCGGATGTTCAAGCCCACGAATTCTTATGGTTTAGTCTAGGTTCGCCGGACGTTATTATGACTTTGATTGCCGGAGCGGTCTATTTCTTCCAGGCAAAAGTATCTTTATGGACTATGCCTGAACAACAACAAAAACAAATGAAATTGTTCGTCTACATTTCTCCAATTATGATCATGTTCATTTCATTCACATCGATGGCAGCTTTACCGGTATACTGGACAGTCGGCGGGATTCTCCTGATTATCCAAACCTTTATTGGTCGTAAGTTCTACTCGAATCATCCAGAAAAAGCACTGGAAGCAGTAGAAGAGAAAAAATAA
- a CDS encoding DUF1002 domain-containing protein translates to MKKIMTVIALLFTLSVVLPSYSSANVGINEKFGLPIVVYGGNLSADEKASVADSLDVAEEVDVEEIEVTGEDLIKYIKDGDSRANMYSSAKITRKDEGAGLVINIVTPENITQVTSEMYGNAMLTAGIENATVEVAAPKAVTGHSALVGIYKAYEVNGEKLDPERTDVANDELTVATELADGGIEDAKVSELLTEIKKQIAEKNPASREEVEQIVEEQLSKLQIELSPEDRQLLVDLMDRIRQLDIDFSKWSTQLEDLSKTIEDKLTTIVNDEGFWESVKSFFKKIADTVSGWIN, encoded by the coding sequence ATGAAAAAAATAATGACTGTCATAGCATTACTGTTTACACTGTCTGTCGTATTGCCGTCATACAGTTCGGCAAATGTCGGCATTAACGAGAAATTTGGTCTGCCAATCGTCGTCTATGGAGGGAATTTATCAGCTGATGAAAAAGCATCTGTAGCTGACAGCCTAGATGTCGCAGAAGAAGTAGACGTAGAAGAAATTGAAGTGACCGGTGAAGATTTGATCAAGTACATTAAAGACGGAGATTCCCGTGCCAATATGTATTCATCTGCTAAAATTACTCGTAAAGATGAAGGCGCAGGATTAGTCATTAACATCGTGACACCAGAAAACATCACACAAGTGACTTCTGAAATGTATGGAAATGCTATGCTGACAGCGGGTATCGAAAACGCTACAGTAGAAGTTGCGGCACCAAAAGCGGTAACTGGCCATTCGGCACTTGTTGGAATCTACAAAGCCTATGAAGTGAATGGTGAAAAGTTGGATCCAGAACGGACAGACGTCGCCAATGATGAGTTAACTGTGGCAACTGAACTTGCAGATGGCGGGATAGAAGATGCTAAAGTCAGTGAGTTATTAACTGAAATCAAAAAACAAATTGCTGAAAAAAATCCTGCATCACGCGAAGAAGTAGAACAAATTGTTGAAGAACAATTGAGCAAACTTCAAATTGAGTTGAGTCCGGAAGACCGTCAATTATTAGTAGATTTGATGGATCGCATTCGTCAATTGGATATTGACTTTTCAAAGTGGTCAACGCAATTGGAAGACTTGAGTAAGACGATTGAGGATAAGCTTACGACAATCGTTAATGACGAAGGCTTCTGGGAAAGTGTGAAATCTTTCTTTAAAAAAATAGCCGATACAGTTAGCGGTTGGATAAACTAA
- a CDS encoding diacylglycerol/lipid kinase family protein, producing the protein MKKAMFILNPSSGKEQASEYRDQVEKTLVSMGYEVDTRETKKAKDATHFAAEACEKEYDFIVAMGGDGTINEAVSGIAEQSHEPLFSLIPLGTVNDFARALGISLDPPSAIEALKTGYEKRVDIAKVGEQFFMNILAIGAIAESTYDIDPAKKTKLGALAYFIEGVKAIAADSETYFEVEHDNGLWSGEAKLVLVALTNSVGGFEKLAPDALTDDGLLHLYIVKNAALPAFVRIATSVLRGKLEEDPAVEVIHTTKVSIKTNEPLSSNIDGDEGCATPFIIEVLPRHIRALIPPNEDE; encoded by the coding sequence ATGAAAAAAGCAATGTTTATATTAAATCCATCTTCCGGAAAAGAACAAGCTTCTGAATACCGCGACCAAGTTGAAAAGACACTCGTCTCAATGGGATACGAAGTAGATACAAGAGAAACTAAAAAAGCAAAAGATGCTACCCATTTTGCAGCAGAAGCCTGTGAGAAAGAATACGATTTCATCGTGGCGATGGGCGGAGATGGTACGATTAACGAGGCGGTATCAGGAATAGCTGAACAGTCTCATGAGCCACTTTTTTCGCTGATTCCACTTGGTACGGTCAACGATTTTGCGCGAGCTTTGGGAATTTCCTTGGACCCACCGTCCGCTATTGAAGCGCTTAAAACGGGTTACGAAAAGCGTGTAGATATTGCTAAAGTCGGAGAACAGTTCTTTATGAATATACTGGCAATTGGTGCCATTGCCGAGTCCACTTATGATATCGATCCAGCAAAAAAAACCAAATTGGGGGCGTTGGCCTATTTTATTGAAGGGGTAAAGGCCATTGCGGCTGACTCAGAAACCTATTTCGAAGTTGAACATGATAATGGGCTATGGTCTGGAGAAGCGAAATTAGTGCTCGTCGCTTTAACGAATTCAGTAGGTGGATTTGAAAAACTAGCGCCTGACGCCTTAACAGATGATGGTCTACTGCATCTATATATTGTGAAAAATGCTGCTTTGCCAGCTTTTGTCCGCATTGCAACTTCAGTACTTAGAGGAAAGTTAGAAGAAGATCCAGCAGTAGAAGTCATTCATACAACAAAAGTATCGATTAAAACAAATGAACCGTTATCTAGTAATATTGATGGAGATGAAGGCTGCGCAACTCCATTTATCATTGAAGTATTACCGCGCCATATCCGTGCGTTAATTCCACCAAACGAGGATGAATAA